Proteins found in one Venturia canescens isolate UGA chromosome 8, ASM1945775v1, whole genome shotgun sequence genomic segment:
- the Pex10 gene encoding peroxisome biogenesis factor 10 encodes MGSAQSRNKSNPLTIASQAEILRARQRDDEFINHLQDKLSDLLHRFGGYRSILPFLQSNVPFKLIYFIVTSGFGNQTLGEEYTGIVQANLGTRNVPSMSARILSALLECFGEQGLIRILERLRVSINNPDSQLRPEAILFFNKFISKLKAGIPVFVLLHKGLFYIYGRYYSLGKRIAGVDYAKVQGKSSSDGVSWGLRLLGAATLAQCLLQLWQNSRTIEKSETEVDLPESKIENKCNLCLDASPTTTTPCGHLFCWECLGDWLRTRAQCPLCREPVKSSRMVYLMNL; translated from the exons ATGGGAAGCGCACAATCGCGGAATAAATCAAATCCGCTAACGATCGCGAGTCAGGCAGAAATTTTACGAGCTCGACAGCGTGACGACGAATTCATCAATCATTTGCAAGATAAACTTTCCGATTTACTGCATCGGTTTGGTGGATATCGATctattttgccatttttacaGTCAAACGTACCATTCAAGCTCATTTACTTCATCGTTACTTCTGGTTTCGGGAATCAAACGCTTGGCGAAGAGTACACTGGAATTGTTCAAGCTAATTTGGGCACTCGAAATGTCCCCTCCATGAGC GCTCGAATTTTGTCAGCTCTTCTGGAATGTTTTGGTGAACAAGGCTTGATCAGAATACTCGAAAGGCTTAGGGTATCGATAAACAATCCTGATAGTCAATTGAGGCCGGAAGccatactttttttcaacaaattcatTTCCAAACTAAAAGCCGGAATTCCTGTCTTCGTGCTATTACATAAAggacttttttatatttatggaCGTTATTACAGTTTGGGAAAGAGAATTGCAGGCGTCGATTATGCTAag gtacaaggaaaaagtTCTTCGGATGGAGTGAGTTGGGGATTACGGTTATTGGGTGCAGCAACACTGGCACAATGTCTGTTACAATTGTGGCAAAATAGCAGAACAATCGAGAAGAGTGAAACGGAGGTGGATCTGCCGGAGAGTAAAATAGAAAACAAGTGTAATTTATGCTTAGATGCATCACCGACGACGACAACACCATGCGGTCACTTGTTCTGCTGGGAGTGTTTGGGAGATTGGTTGAGAACCAGAGCCCAATGTCCTCTTTGTCGAGAGCCTGTAAAATCCTCTCGAATGGTTTATCTTATGAATTTGTGA
- the EDTP gene encoding myotubularin-related protein 14: protein MTDIDIQDLHNLLVYFSKNTYRAKDPDNTSQAIMQQCLLLTDLDYAHSVINNNGGDLSAHYPSHLIILEYEKHKNPQTCETPPPMPRTTETIYESIYDPNKLKELIKSARYARCRSRFPLPVILYKGRHICRSATLSGGPEIYGRSGLDFLFAGNETGVLEQDDEARAAGDTGILSDWQLFDKVRNQDIKLLKTLNVGNIVDFMVEKKKVKFGMNVTSSEKVDKAKRYSDFTIMSLPYPGCEFFKEFRHNDYFAADLVFDWSQGHIDAEISVPDDPISLQLRINWEQYQVWDLVQLTQNYMKLILKYLTDSSSGMLIHCISGWDRTPLFVSLLRLSLWADGAIHTSLNPCQILYLTIAYDWMLFGHDLADRVSKGEDIFFFCFHFLKHLEEDEYSVSPRHGRTKHSVLRNDSDSHLDNVMFDNDSIVTHSSVSSNISLNSCCSSFSQNSRDSQDNNPPSVFPCSSTEPQDDFHSNGNVVPWTFHTSNKETAAVGHGSRSPLPTNRTSPVAVPMPGRLRQRNESTSSGGSWQMVSGTGSFRGSTTANGALPEYLSSSGLSSKSNYVSSTGQTSQESSTTIIEDDTEIPLPQSRKERLHCLRTVFSTAYAHTVGLRMKDNSEAASFSQLLGNFAEKVGIITPQRTSL, encoded by the exons ATGACCGACATCGATATTCAAGATTTGCACAACTTGCTCGTTTACTTTTCTAAAAATACTTACCGAGCCAAGGATCCGGACAATACg AGTCAGGCGATAATGCAGCAATGTTTACTGCTAACGGATCTGGATTACGCTCATTCAGTGATAAACAACAACGGTGGAGATTTGAGCGCTCATTATCCAAGCCATTTGATAATCCTTGAGTACGAGAAGCACAAAAATCCACAAACGTGTGAAACACCGCCACCAATGCCACGAACGACTGAGACTATTTATGAGAGCATATACGATCCGAATAAATTGAAAGAATTGATAAAGAGCGCTAGATACGCGAGATGTCGTTCGAGATTTCCATTGCCGGTGATTTTATACAAAGGTCGACACATTTGTCGGAGCGCGACACTCTCCGGTGGACCTGAGATCTATGGCAGATCAGGATTGGATTTCTTATTCGCTGGCAACGAGACTGGTGTTTTGGAACAAGACGACGAAGCGAGAGCCGCTGGCGATACTGGTATTTTAAGCGACTggcaattattcgataaagtACGAAATCAGGATATCAAATTGCTAAAAACTCTTAACGTTGGTAATATCGTCGATTTTATggtcgagaagaaaaaagtcaaattCGGAATGAA CGTAACGTCCTCCGAGAAAGTCGACAAGGCCAAAAGGTATTCGGATTTTACGATAATGTCACTGCCGTATCCGGGATGTGAATTCTTCAAGGAGTTCCGACACAACGATTACTTCGCAGCGGATCTCGTATTCGATTGGTCCCAGGGACACATCGACGCCGAAATAAGCGTTCCGGATGATCCGATTTCATTGCAATTGCGAATTAATTGGGAACAGTATCAGGTGTGGGATCTGGTACAGCTTACGCAAAACTACATGAAACTCATTCTAAAATATCTCACGGATAGCAGTAGTGGAATGTTGATCCACTGTATATCGG GATGGGACAGAACGCCGCTATTTGTTTCATTGTTAAGGCTAAGTCTGTGGGCTGACGGTGCAATTCATACGTCTCTAAATCCGTGTCAAATTCTCTATTTAACGATAGCTTATGATTGGATGTTATTTGGCCATGACCTAGCGGATCGCGTGAGCAAAGGCGAggacatatttttcttctgttttcattttttgaaacaCCTGGAGGAAGATGAGTACAGCGTTTCGCCTCGTCATGGACGTACGAAACACTCGGTACTTCGTAACGACAGCGATTCGCACCTCGACAACGTCATGTTCGACAACGATTCCATCGTGACTCATAGCTCGGTCAGCTCCAACATCAGTCTAAACAGTTGTTGCAGCTCGTTCAGTCAAAACAGTCGCGACAGCCAAGACAATAATCCACCCTCGGTTTTTCCATGTTCTTCCACCGAACCCCAGGACGATTTTCACAGTAACGG GAACGTCGTGCCATGGACTTTTCACACATCAAATAAGGAAACCGCTGCTGTTGGACACGGCTCTCGTTCGCCATTGCCAACGAACAGAACGTCGCCGGTCGCAGTGCCAATGCCGGGACGGCTTAGACAACGGAACGAGTCAACGTCTTCCGGTGGTTCTTGGCAAATGGTTTCGGGAACTGGAAGTTTTCGGGGCTCGACAACCGCGAACGGTGCACTTCCGGAATATTTGTCCTCGTCCGGTCTGTCGTCCAAGTCCAACTACGTCTCGTCCACGGGTCAAACTTCACAGGAATCGAGCACAACAATAATCGAAGACGATACAGAAATTCCATTGCCACA AAGTCGGAAGGAAAGACTTCATTGTTTGCgaacagttttttcaacggctTACGCTCATACGGTCGGTTTGCGAATGAAGGACAATTCGGAAGCGGCGAGTTTCAGCCAGTTACTCGGTAATTTTGCGGAAAAAGTTGGAATAATAACACCGCAGCGAACATCGTTGTGA